Proteins from one Streptosporangium becharense genomic window:
- a CDS encoding serine/threonine-protein kinase, whose product MADLASLRPGDPEYVREYRLTARLGEGGQGTVYLGESPTGARVAVKLLRADLTQDAEAMERFVREVSTTRRVSPFCTAAVLDTGVEHERPYIVSEFIDGPTLHEVVTGEGPREGAALHRLAIGTVTALVAIHQAEIVHRDFKPTNVLLAPDGPRVIDFGIAKALDRTSTLTAMAIGTPAYMTPEQLEGKNAGSPADMFAWGCTMVFAATGSPPFGTDSLPAIFNRIMNLTPDLSAITDPALRELVGQCLAKDPAQRPTAGEALMRLLGHATGASTGSALPAAPQGILAEGSAVAAQYTGPGPGGYPPGTMPGGAPFSPNPPEVADRTWYGGASTGGYPHAAEPYGPPQQPGTGGYPMQTGPQGYARPDGFGPHGGGQTGYASQSDPRGYPPQQGHGVTGNFPPQPGHGTTGNFPPQSGYATAGYPPQPGHGTTGNFPPQSGYATTAGYPPQQGHGVTGNFPPQQGHPVGPAHQTYGNGPTFPSSAVHQGVQRGPAYPPQAAPVKKRGPWLAVAAGVAATILVIAGVVAVLNSGSSDTRAGGSDSSGTATPTPKAASVPAASNEIKLPGGAVTFYESDLDPIRLTSYSIDNGETLYIRKPGTDQFTKNDKYFEYVPNVADTQALAIDRQFDSAGYWIVSVVDQQTGAASKIRITKSPIFPRLPQWSPDGKFGLVTLTEAAGENEFKPYGFAVIDIAAKKAKLVRINQADASEWSYFWRSDGRAVGSWVLTEKTQRIRFYDLEGTILQTLLDVGSPVAVEGYDVSPSGSSIVTYCKGTTKEICVWSVTSEGPAQARIPFETDRLIGWYDDKHIAGWRRKGSGYEAVVFDLKGKVQRVMATTKAQVYEKQFMIFTRNG is encoded by the coding sequence ATGGCGGACCTCGCGTCCTTGCGACCTGGGGATCCCGAGTACGTACGGGAGTACCGTCTCACCGCACGGCTTGGCGAGGGCGGCCAGGGAACGGTCTACCTCGGCGAGTCCCCCACCGGAGCCCGCGTCGCGGTCAAGCTGCTGCGCGCCGACCTCACCCAGGACGCCGAGGCCATGGAACGCTTCGTCCGCGAGGTCAGCACCACCCGGCGGGTCTCCCCGTTCTGCACCGCCGCGGTGCTCGACACCGGCGTGGAGCACGAACGCCCCTACATCGTCAGCGAGTTCATCGACGGGCCGACGCTGCACGAGGTGGTGACCGGCGAGGGCCCGCGTGAAGGCGCCGCGCTGCACCGGCTGGCCATCGGCACCGTCACCGCGCTGGTGGCCATCCACCAGGCCGAGATCGTGCACCGCGACTTCAAGCCGACCAATGTGCTGCTGGCCCCCGACGGCCCCCGCGTGATCGACTTCGGTATCGCCAAGGCCCTGGACCGCACCTCGACGCTGACCGCGATGGCGATCGGCACGCCCGCCTACATGACCCCCGAGCAGTTGGAGGGGAAGAACGCCGGGTCGCCGGCCGACATGTTCGCCTGGGGCTGCACCATGGTGTTCGCGGCCACCGGGTCGCCGCCGTTCGGCACCGACAGCCTGCCGGCCATCTTCAACCGGATCATGAACCTGACCCCGGACCTGTCGGCCATCACCGATCCGGCGCTGCGCGAGCTGGTCGGGCAGTGCCTGGCCAAGGATCCGGCCCAGCGGCCCACCGCGGGCGAGGCGCTGATGCGGCTGCTCGGCCACGCCACCGGGGCGAGCACCGGTTCGGCGCTGCCGGCCGCGCCGCAGGGCATCCTCGCCGAGGGGTCGGCTGTGGCGGCCCAGTACACCGGTCCCGGTCCGGGCGGATACCCGCCCGGCACCATGCCGGGCGGCGCGCCGTTCAGCCCGAACCCGCCAGAGGTCGCCGACCGCACCTGGTATGGCGGGGCGTCCACCGGCGGATATCCGCACGCGGCCGAGCCGTACGGCCCCCCGCAGCAGCCCGGCACCGGCGGCTACCCGATGCAGACCGGGCCGCAGGGTTACGCCCGGCCGGACGGTTTCGGCCCTCACGGCGGCGGGCAGACGGGATACGCCTCGCAGTCCGACCCCCGCGGCTACCCGCCGCAGCAGGGGCATGGTGTCACCGGGAACTTCCCGCCGCAGCCCGGTCACGGCACCACCGGGAACTTCCCGCCGCAGAGTGGTTACGCCACCGCCGGGTATCCCCCGCAGCCCGGTCACGGCACCACGGGGAACTTCCCGCCGCAGAGTGGTTACGCCACCACCGCCGGTTACCCGCCGCAGCAGGGGCATGGTGTCACCGGCAACTTCCCGCCGCAGCAGGGGCACCCGGTCGGCCCCGCGCACCAGACCTACGGCAACGGCCCGACCTTCCCCTCCAGTGCGGTGCACCAGGGGGTCCAGAGGGGTCCGGCGTACCCGCCGCAGGCCGCGCCGGTCAAGAAGCGCGGGCCGTGGCTCGCCGTCGCGGCCGGCGTCGCCGCGACCATCCTCGTGATCGCGGGCGTCGTGGCGGTGCTGAACAGCGGTTCGTCGGACACCCGGGCGGGCGGGTCCGACAGCTCCGGCACCGCGACGCCGACCCCCAAGGCCGCGTCGGTCCCCGCGGCGAGCAACGAGATCAAGCTGCCCGGCGGTGCGGTCACGTTCTACGAGAGCGACCTCGACCCGATCCGGCTGACCTCGTACAGCATCGACAACGGCGAGACCCTCTACATCCGCAAACCCGGCACGGACCAGTTCACCAAGAACGACAAGTACTTCGAGTACGTGCCCAACGTCGCCGACACCCAGGCGCTGGCCATCGACAGGCAGTTCGACTCGGCCGGTTACTGGATCGTCTCGGTCGTCGACCAGCAGACCGGTGCGGCGAGCAAGATCAGGATCACCAAGTCGCCGATCTTCCCGCGCCTGCCGCAGTGGTCGCCGGACGGCAAGTTCGGTCTGGTCACCCTCACCGAGGCGGCCGGCGAGAACGAATTCAAGCCGTACGGCTTCGCCGTCATCGACATCGCGGCGAAGAAGGCCAAGCTCGTCCGGATCAACCAGGCGGACGCGAGCGAGTGGTCCTACTTCTGGCGCAGCGACGGCCGGGCGGTCGGTAGCTGGGTGCTCACCGAGAAGACCCAGCGCATCCGCTTCTACGACCTGGAGGGCACCATCCTCCAGACTCTGCTCGACGTGGGCTCACCCGTCGCCGTCGAGGGCTACGACGTCTCACCGTCGGGCTCGTCGATCGTGACCTACTGCAAGGGGACCACGAAGGAGATCTGCGTCTGGTCGGTCACCTCCGAAGGCCCCGCGCAGGCCCGGATCCCGTTCGAGACCGACCGGCTCATCGGCTGGTACGACGACAAGCACATCGCCGGCTGGCGGCGGAAGGGCTCCGGCTACGAGGCCGTGGTGTTCGACCTGAAGGGCAAGGTGCAACGGGTGATGGCCACCACCAAGGCCCAGGTGTACGAGAAGCAGTTCATGATCTTCACCCGGAACGGCTGA
- a CDS encoding sulfurtransferase TusA family protein, producing MTSGQATPAGSTQPPALTIDALGKKCPIPIIMLAEQINYVPLNGIVAVLADDPAAVTDIPAWCRLKSHHHVASYELPQRGWAIHVRRNY from the coding sequence ATGACGTCCGGCCAGGCCACCCCGGCGGGATCGACCCAGCCCCCGGCGCTGACCATCGACGCGCTGGGCAAGAAGTGCCCGATCCCCATCATCATGCTGGCCGAGCAGATCAATTACGTGCCGCTCAACGGGATCGTCGCCGTTCTCGCCGACGACCCCGCCGCCGTCACCGACATCCCGGCGTGGTGCCGGCTGAAGTCCCACCACCACGTGGCCAGCTACGAGCTGCCCCAGCGCGGCTGGGCCATCCACGTACGGCGCAACTACTGA
- a CDS encoding carbohydrate kinase family protein, whose translation MRIAVTGSIATDHLMTFPGRFGDQLIAEQLDRVSLSFLVDELQIRRGGCAANITFGMACLGLRPILVGAVGADFADYRSWLERHGVDCDSVHISEIHHTARFLCTTDDDHNQIASFYTGAMAEARLIELGPIAERFDGLDLVLVSPNDPEAMLRHTDEARRRGIPFAADPSQQLARMPGEQIRQLIDGAAYLFSNDYEKGLIEQKTGWSDEEILDRVGVRVTTLGPKGAVIDRKGEPSVHVAPAPELGKADPTGVGDAFRAGFLAGVAWGLSPERCAQVGNLTATHVLEQVGCQEYELGQKVFLERFADAYGAEAAAEVGRFVKCYHA comes from the coding sequence GTGCGCATCGCCGTAACCGGCTCAATCGCGACCGACCATCTGATGACCTTCCCCGGGCGCTTCGGTGACCAGCTCATCGCCGAGCAGCTCGACCGGGTCTCCCTGTCGTTCCTGGTGGACGAACTGCAGATCCGCCGCGGCGGTTGCGCGGCCAACATCACCTTCGGCATGGCCTGCCTGGGGCTGCGTCCGATCCTGGTCGGCGCGGTCGGCGCCGACTTCGCCGACTACCGCTCCTGGCTGGAGCGGCACGGGGTCGACTGCGACTCGGTTCACATCTCCGAGATCCACCACACCGCCCGTTTCCTGTGCACCACGGACGACGACCACAACCAGATCGCGTCCTTCTACACCGGGGCGATGGCGGAGGCGCGGCTGATCGAGCTCGGCCCGATCGCCGAGCGGTTCGACGGCCTCGACCTGGTGCTGGTCAGCCCCAACGACCCCGAGGCGATGCTCCGGCACACCGACGAGGCGCGCCGGCGCGGCATCCCGTTCGCCGCCGACCCCTCGCAGCAGCTCGCGCGGATGCCCGGTGAGCAGATCCGCCAGCTCATCGACGGCGCCGCCTACCTGTTCAGCAACGACTACGAGAAGGGGCTCATCGAGCAGAAGACCGGCTGGTCCGACGAGGAGATCCTCGACCGGGTCGGCGTCCGCGTCACCACGCTCGGCCCCAAGGGTGCCGTCATCGACCGCAAGGGCGAGCCGTCCGTGCATGTGGCCCCGGCGCCCGAGCTCGGCAAGGCCGACCCCACCGGGGTCGGCGACGCCTTCCGCGCCGGCTTCCTGGCCGGTGTGGCCTGGGGCCTGTCTCCGGAGCGCTGTGCCCAGGTGGGCAACCTCACCGCCACCCACGTGCTGGAGCAGGTCGGCTGCCAGGAGTACGAACTGGGGCAGAAGGTCTTCCTGGAGCGTTTCGCCGACGCCTACGGCGCCGAGGCCGCCGCCGAGGTCGGCCGCTTCGTCAAGTGCTACCACGCCTGA
- a CDS encoding PspA/IM30 family protein, giving the protein MSVMKRLSLIFRSKANNALDKMEDPRETLDYSYQRQLELLQKVRRGVADVATSRKRVELQINQLEAQSRKLEDQGRKALGVGREDLAREALTRRSGLQTQIADLRVQHDNLQAEEEKLTTASHRLQAKVDSFRTRKETIKATYTAAEAQTRINEAFSGISEEMGDVGLAIQRAEDKTAAMQARAGAIDELLASGALDDFSGHRGDDIQAELDRMGGGRDVELEIARMKAELGQGPAPQGAIEPGPAYPQQQPQQQPQQQPHQAPSNPTQQYRQQGEGL; this is encoded by the coding sequence ATGAGCGTGATGAAGAGACTTTCGCTGATCTTCAGGTCCAAGGCGAACAACGCGTTGGACAAGATGGAAGATCCTCGCGAAACCCTTGACTACTCCTATCAGCGTCAGCTGGAGCTGTTGCAGAAGGTACGTCGGGGCGTGGCCGATGTCGCCACCTCGCGCAAGCGGGTGGAGCTCCAGATCAACCAGCTTGAGGCCCAGTCGCGCAAGCTTGAGGACCAGGGGCGCAAGGCGCTCGGTGTCGGCCGGGAGGACCTCGCCCGAGAGGCCCTGACCCGCCGGAGCGGACTGCAGACCCAGATCGCCGACCTGCGCGTACAGCATGACAACCTGCAGGCCGAGGAGGAGAAGCTCACCACGGCCTCCCACCGCTTGCAGGCCAAGGTCGACTCCTTCCGCACCCGCAAGGAGACGATCAAGGCGACCTACACCGCGGCCGAGGCACAGACGCGGATCAACGAGGCGTTCTCCGGCATCTCCGAGGAGATGGGTGACGTCGGCCTGGCGATCCAGCGCGCCGAAGACAAGACGGCCGCCATGCAGGCCCGTGCGGGTGCCATCGACGAACTGCTGGCCAGCGGTGCGCTCGACGACTTCAGCGGGCACCGCGGCGACGACATCCAGGCCGAGCTCGACCGCATGGGCGGCGGCCGGGACGTCGAGCTGGAGATCGCCCGGATGAAGGCCGAGCTCGGCCAGGGGCCCGCGCCGCAGGGCGCCATCGAGCCCGGTCCGGCCTACCCTCAGCAGCAGCCGCAGCAGCAGCCCCAGCAGCAGCCGCACCAGGCTCCGTCGAACCCCACCCAGCAGTACCGTCAGCAAGGGGAGGGCCTGTGA
- the erpA gene encoding iron-sulfur cluster insertion protein ErpA, giving the protein MSVESTETTAKGLILTSAAAAKVKSLLEQQGEEGLQLRVAVQPGGCSGLRYQLFFDDRSMDGDVVSDFDGVSVVTDRMSAPYLVGATVDFVDTIEKQGFTIDNPNATGSCACGDSFN; this is encoded by the coding sequence ATGTCGGTTGAGAGCACCGAGACCACGGCGAAGGGCCTGATTCTTACTTCCGCCGCCGCGGCCAAGGTCAAGAGCCTGCTGGAGCAGCAGGGCGAAGAGGGCCTGCAGCTGCGGGTCGCGGTGCAGCCCGGTGGCTGTTCCGGCCTGCGCTACCAGCTCTTCTTCGACGACCGTTCGATGGACGGCGACGTCGTCTCCGACTTCGACGGCGTCAGCGTGGTCACCGACCGGATGAGCGCGCCGTACCTCGTCGGTGCCACGGTCGACTTCGTCGACACGATCGAGAAGCAGGGCTTCACGATCGACAACCCGAACGCCACGGGCTCCTGCGCCTGCGGCGACTCGTTCAACTAA
- a CDS encoding SMI1/KNR4 family protein, whose product MARGSSRRAVRRRVLRWGAVGLGVCALIFGTQLLEIVPPFGDAGTRVAGSTPQPTRSTAETNRDTVEAGLVRDEYCHPRVGTPRVRPVSPKVTRAVNRQWRRIERWLRVNAPESRRTLGRPGRARTIAIAEAQMGVRFPDDLRASLLRHDGAVPTASARGFGFLGKVNLSVRGIRDTWRQLCGVHDEVKNGQPGDGAHGERWHGRMIPFGADGSGGHLVIDSFRRDVGRAGRDGGVMSLTSGETPIRSYYALLKATADALETGGPVGDWKPGATGGELRWDLTRAS is encoded by the coding sequence GTGGCGCGGGGATCCTCACGCCGGGCCGTCCGGCGTCGCGTGCTCCGCTGGGGCGCGGTCGGGCTGGGGGTGTGCGCGCTGATCTTCGGAACCCAACTGCTGGAGATCGTGCCTCCCTTCGGGGACGCGGGGACGCGGGTGGCCGGCTCCACTCCGCAGCCGACCCGGAGCACCGCGGAGACGAACCGGGACACCGTGGAGGCCGGTCTGGTCCGTGACGAGTACTGTCATCCGCGTGTCGGCACGCCGAGGGTGCGGCCGGTCAGTCCGAAGGTCACCCGGGCGGTGAACCGGCAGTGGCGGCGGATCGAGCGGTGGCTGCGGGTCAATGCCCCCGAGAGCCGCCGGACCCTGGGCAGGCCCGGCAGGGCCCGGACGATCGCGATCGCCGAGGCGCAGATGGGTGTGCGCTTCCCCGATGATCTGCGCGCCTCGCTGCTCCGTCACGACGGGGCGGTCCCCACCGCGTCCGCTCGTGGGTTCGGCTTCCTGGGGAAGGTGAACCTGAGCGTCCGCGGGATCCGCGACACCTGGCGGCAGCTGTGCGGGGTGCACGACGAGGTGAAGAACGGTCAGCCAGGAGACGGAGCACACGGGGAACGGTGGCACGGGCGGATGATCCCGTTCGGTGCCGACGGGAGTGGCGGCCACCTGGTGATCGACTCGTTCAGGCGCGATGTGGGGAGGGCGGGCCGCGACGGGGGAGTCATGAGCCTCACGTCCGGTGAGACCCCGATCCGCTCCTATTACGCCCTGCTGAAGGCGACGGCCGACGCCCTCGAGACGGGCGGGCCGGTGGGGGACTGGAAGCCCGGCGCCACCGGCGGCGAACTCAGGTGGGACCTCACCAGGGCCTCCTGA
- a CDS encoding DUF3043 domain-containing protein, giving the protein MFRRTQTTADDSPTSANDPKPVGKGRPTPKRRDAEGRRRQPVNAPQNRKEAYRQLRERQAQERVKAREGMLRGDERYFPARDRGPARKFARDWVDSRRIVSQYFLPFSILILLLTWIPFPVQIRGYVYLAVITIGWPVMMVGVLLTSVWVSWKVKKLVAEKFPGENTRGVGFYAAMRALQIRKLRFPPPAVLPGGKPVPPKN; this is encoded by the coding sequence GTGTTCCGACGTACCCAGACCACCGCGGACGACTCCCCCACCTCCGCTAACGATCCTAAGCCCGTGGGCAAGGGGCGTCCCACACCCAAGCGGCGGGACGCCGAGGGCCGTCGCCGTCAGCCGGTGAACGCCCCGCAGAACCGCAAGGAGGCCTACCGGCAGCTCCGCGAGCGCCAGGCCCAGGAGCGCGTCAAGGCGCGCGAGGGCATGCTCCGCGGCGACGAGCGCTACTTCCCGGCCCGCGACCGGGGGCCCGCCAGGAAGTTCGCACGCGACTGGGTCGACTCGCGCCGCATCGTCAGCCAGTACTTCCTGCCGTTCTCGATCCTCATCCTGCTGCTCACCTGGATTCCCTTCCCGGTGCAGATCCGCGGCTACGTCTACCTGGCGGTCATCACGATCGGCTGGCCCGTCATGATGGTCGGCGTGCTGCTCACCTCGGTGTGGGTGTCGTGGAAGGTCAAGAAGCTCGTGGCCGAGAAGTTCCCCGGTGAGAACACCAGGGGCGTCGGCTTCTACGCGGCCATGCGCGCGCTGCAGATCCGTAAGCTGCGTTTCCCGCCCCCGGCCGTGCTCCCGGGAGGCAAGCCCGTCCCGCCGAAGAACTGA
- a CDS encoding cysteine desulfurase family protein, with translation MAYFDAASTEPLHPQAREALIAALDAGWADPARLYGSARRARMLLEQARAEVAEALGVRADEVSFTSSGTQAVHLGVLGTLRGRRRAGRRLATSAVEHSSVLHAAALHEHEGGSVETVGVGITGAVDPGAFREAVLAEGTALACLQSANHEVGTLQPVAEAATACAEAGVPLLVDAAQTAGRMPLPGGWSVLTASAHKWGGPAGVGVLVVRKGVRWRAPLPEDDRERRRVPGFENVPAIVASAAALRAAVAESARESARLSALVERVRTEVPRLVPDVEVIGDPVARAPHIVTFSCLYVEGEALLTELDKAGFSVSSGSSCTASTLRPSHVLQAMGVLTHGNVRVSLPRGTSAEEVDRFLAVLPGAVRGIREEAGIRQ, from the coding sequence GTGGCGTACTTCGACGCGGCCTCCACCGAGCCGCTGCACCCCCAGGCGCGCGAGGCTCTCATCGCGGCCCTCGACGCCGGCTGGGCCGACCCCGCGAGGCTCTACGGCTCCGCCCGCCGAGCAAGGATGTTACTGGAACAGGCGCGGGCCGAGGTCGCCGAGGCGCTCGGCGTCCGGGCCGACGAGGTGTCCTTCACCTCCTCGGGCACCCAGGCCGTGCACCTGGGAGTCCTCGGCACGCTGCGGGGGCGGCGCCGGGCGGGCCGGCGCCTGGCCACATCGGCGGTGGAGCACTCCAGCGTGCTGCACGCCGCGGCGCTGCACGAGCACGAGGGCGGCTCCGTCGAGACGGTCGGCGTGGGCATCACCGGCGCGGTCGACCCGGGCGCCTTCCGCGAGGCCGTCCTCGCCGAGGGCACGGCCCTGGCCTGCCTGCAGAGCGCCAACCACGAGGTCGGCACGCTCCAGCCGGTCGCCGAGGCGGCGACGGCCTGCGCCGAGGCGGGCGTGCCGCTGCTGGTGGACGCGGCCCAGACGGCGGGCCGGATGCCGCTCCCCGGCGGCTGGTCGGTGCTGACCGCCAGCGCGCACAAGTGGGGCGGCCCGGCCGGGGTCGGCGTGCTCGTGGTCCGCAAGGGTGTGCGGTGGCGGGCCCCGCTGCCCGAGGACGACCGCGAGCGGCGCCGGGTGCCCGGCTTCGAGAACGTGCCGGCGATCGTCGCGTCCGCCGCCGCGCTGCGGGCCGCGGTCGCCGAGTCGGCCCGCGAGTCCGCCAGGCTCTCGGCGCTCGTCGAACGCGTCAGAACCGAGGTGCCCAGGCTCGTCCCGGATGTCGAGGTCATCGGCGACCCGGTCGCACGGGCCCCGCATATTGTCACCTTTTCGTGTCTTTACGTGGAAGGTGAGGCGTTGCTGACTGAACTCGACAAGGCCGGATTCTCGGTATCGTCCGGCAGTTCCTGCACGGCGAGTACGCTTCGTCCATCGCACGTTCTGCAAGCCATGGGCGTGCTCACGCACGGCAACGTGCGCGTGTCACTGCCCCGGGGCACCTCGGCGGAGGAGGTCGACCGCTTCCTCGCCGTCCTGCCCGGAGCGGTGCGCGGGATCCGTGAGGAGGCGGGGATCAGACAGTGA
- the pspAA gene encoding PspA-associated protein PspAA: MIVRIMGEGQVEIGQDDLDVLNALDGELEAAIEAGEEEAFRERLHALLDKVRHVGKALPDDSLASSELILPPADASMDEVREMLGDEGLIPG, encoded by the coding sequence GTGATCGTCCGCATCATGGGGGAGGGGCAGGTCGAGATCGGGCAGGACGATCTCGACGTGCTGAACGCCCTCGACGGCGAGCTGGAGGCGGCCATCGAGGCGGGCGAGGAGGAGGCCTTCCGCGAGCGGCTGCACGCCCTGCTCGACAAGGTGCGCCACGTGGGCAAGGCACTGCCGGACGACAGCCTGGCGTCCTCCGAGCTGATCCTGCCGCCGGCCGACGCCTCGATGGACGAGGTGCGGGAGATGCTCGGTGACGAAGGGCTGATCCCCGGTTAG
- a CDS encoding SIMPL domain-containing protein has product MIKMSHAVAAAVLASAGLFAAPALADSGPPKVMVEDERPQVTVVGEGSVSFAPDVMRLNVGVEVRRGTAGEAFTAARGSAAALTQALTRAGVAVKDMRTNELSLGPEYDTYPKVSGYRAAQGVEAVIRDLDAADDIVDAVAAVGEDVRLNGVAFEVSDPRKALAAAREAAFRDAEARARQYARLAGRELGRVVKISEESAAAPPRVMEDRAFAGKASISAGRQEISAVVRVVFALR; this is encoded by the coding sequence ATGATCAAGATGTCACATGCCGTGGCCGCGGCCGTGCTCGCCTCCGCGGGCCTGTTCGCCGCTCCGGCACTCGCCGACTCCGGTCCCCCGAAGGTGATGGTGGAGGACGAACGCCCGCAGGTCACGGTCGTGGGGGAGGGCAGCGTCTCCTTCGCCCCCGACGTCATGCGCCTGAACGTCGGTGTCGAGGTGCGACGCGGCACCGCCGGGGAGGCGTTCACCGCCGCGCGCGGCTCCGCGGCGGCGCTCACTCAGGCGCTCACCCGGGCCGGCGTCGCGGTCAAGGACATGCGGACCAACGAGCTGTCGCTCGGCCCCGAGTACGACACCTATCCCAAGGTCTCCGGCTATCGGGCGGCGCAGGGCGTCGAGGCGGTGATCCGCGACCTCGACGCCGCGGACGACATCGTTGACGCGGTGGCCGCGGTCGGCGAGGACGTCCGGCTGAACGGCGTCGCCTTCGAGGTGTCCGACCCTCGCAAGGCGCTCGCGGCGGCGCGTGAGGCCGCCTTCAGGGACGCCGAGGCCCGCGCCAGGCAGTACGCCAGGCTCGCGGGACGCGAGCTCGGCCGCGTCGTGAAGATCAGTGAGGAGAGCGCCGCCGCGCCGCCGCGCGTCATGGAGGACCGCGCGTTCGCGGGCAAGGCGTCGATCAGCGCCGGCCGGCAGGAGATCTCAGCCGTCGTCCGGGTGGTCTTCGCGCTGAGGTAG
- the nadA gene encoding quinolinate synthase NadA, translated as MTTTETGLPLFVLGRGTDPHSERGVDCPGELPPASDPALVERARRAKAALGDRVFVLGHHYQRDEVIQFADVTGDSFKLAREAAARPGAEYIVFCGVHFMAESADILTSDSQRVVLPDLAAGCSMADMATFDQVEECWEALQDAGIAEVTVPVTYMNSSADIKAFCGRNGGAVCTSSNARRALDWAFSRGEKVLFLPDQHLGRNTAVLEMGLSLDDCVVYNPHRPNGGLTAEQLKNAKMILWKGHCSVHGRFSAECVDDVRARIPGVNVLVHPECRHEVVTKADYVGSTEYIINRLAEAPASSSWAVGTELNLVKRLGAMFPDKHVTFLDRTVCYCSTMNRIDLPHLVWALESLAAGQVVNQITVDDDTTHWAKVALDRMLALP; from the coding sequence GTGACGACCACCGAGACCGGGCTGCCGCTCTTCGTCCTCGGCAGGGGCACCGACCCGCACAGCGAGCGCGGCGTCGACTGCCCCGGCGAGTTGCCGCCCGCCTCCGACCCGGCGCTCGTGGAGCGTGCCAGGCGGGCCAAGGCGGCGCTGGGCGACAGGGTCTTCGTTCTGGGCCACCACTACCAGCGCGACGAGGTGATCCAGTTCGCCGACGTGACCGGTGACTCGTTCAAGCTCGCCCGTGAGGCCGCGGCCCGCCCCGGGGCGGAGTACATCGTCTTCTGCGGCGTGCACTTCATGGCCGAGTCCGCCGACATCCTCACCTCCGACTCCCAGCGGGTGGTGCTGCCCGACCTGGCGGCCGGGTGCTCCATGGCCGACATGGCCACCTTCGACCAGGTGGAGGAGTGCTGGGAGGCACTCCAGGACGCCGGGATCGCCGAGGTGACCGTCCCGGTCACCTACATGAACTCCAGCGCCGACATCAAGGCCTTCTGCGGGCGAAACGGCGGCGCGGTCTGCACCTCCTCCAACGCCAGGCGTGCCCTCGACTGGGCCTTCTCCCGCGGGGAGAAGGTGCTGTTCCTGCCCGACCAGCACCTGGGCCGCAACACCGCGGTGCTGGAGATGGGCCTGTCGCTGGACGACTGCGTCGTCTACAACCCGCACCGGCCGAACGGCGGCCTGACCGCCGAGCAGCTGAAGAACGCCAAGATGATCCTGTGGAAGGGGCACTGCTCGGTGCACGGCCGCTTCAGCGCCGAGTGCGTGGACGACGTCCGCGCGCGGATCCCCGGGGTCAACGTGCTCGTCCACCCCGAGTGCAGGCACGAGGTGGTCACCAAGGCCGACTACGTCGGCTCCACCGAGTACATCATCAACAGGCTCGCCGAGGCACCGGCCAGCTCCTCGTGGGCGGTGGGCACCGAACTGAACTTGGTCAAGCGCCTGGGGGCCATGTTCCCCGACAAGCACGTGACGTTCCTCGACCGGACCGTCTGCTACTGCTCGACCATGAACCGGATCGACCTGCCTCACCTGGTGTGGGCACTGGAGTCGCTCGCCGCCGGTCAGGTCGTCAACCAGATCACGGTGGACGACGACACGACCCACTGGGCGAAGGTCGCCCTGGACCGGATGCTCGCCCTCCCCTGA